The Panicum hallii strain FIL2 chromosome 5, PHallii_v3.1, whole genome shotgun sequence genome contains the following window.
ATGGGTACGCTGGTCTGGCAGTACTGGTGGACTGGGATGGGATTTTCCTGAATTGAAATGTAAAGCACGGTATTTCAAGCAGTAGGTGTGCTTTCCCTGGTAGAACTGACCCTAGCCCCCCTAGGATTAAACTGTATAGTAGACCCGAGTGTTGTTGGGCCCATATGTCAGTGAGCGAAATTCCTCTGCAGTATGCAAAGGAACTACTTGCCCTTTTTGTGGGACGAGGATCCTCTTACGCAAGTCATTTTACGTCTGAGTTTGCATATGCATTTTATTAGTGCTTGTGTTTAGTAGAATTCTCGAAAATGTAATAGGGTAGCGCATGCTTTAGCGCCACTTGGCAGCTTGTGTTGTGAAAGAATTCAGTTTTGGTTGGCACCTTTGATTAACAAGGCAAACAGTTAGTACCTGCTTGTGTTTACAACAGCTGGAGTCGTCAGGTCAGAGGCCTTGCGCCGTCAGGCCACAGGTCAGTAACTCTCCAGGTGAGGTGACCGTTGCTGCTGCACACCACCCATTTCTCGTCATCCTTTCGACAATTTTACAACTGTGTCACCATCCTATGTCAGTGTTGATTGTTGAACACAcatagtgtgtgtgtgtgtgcgcgcgcgcgcgtgtaaCAAAACCACAACAGCTGGACAAGAAAGGCCGAACCACGTAATTTTCTtagaagagaagaaaaaaaattctATCCATTTGAAAATCGAAATGTCCCTTTAATCAGCAATAGTTAGCTTCTCTACAGCATTCTTACAAATAGGAGACACACAGACAACTATTTACTCTCACGAAAAGGGATCCGAAATCAGAATCCCTGTAAAAAAAATGAATGAGAAGATGCATCTTGAGAGCAGGAACAATGACGATTCCTCTTGATTCCATAACTGAATCAAGGTATTGCTTCTACCAGTCACCAGCACTACCAATTTCCATCATTAGGATCTCTTCCGAAAATTGGATTGATTCTATCATTTGTACCAACGAGCTGTATAATAAGTTATTAGATTTGGTGGCAAAGCTGGAAATATTGCCAATAAGCCCTATTTTGCCCAGCCTCCTTAATGCTGGGCAAGTCAAAACTATAGGGGGTTAGGTTAGAGGAAATGATGAGTAGGATAAGCATGCTCGTATCCATTGTAATCATAGTATAGCTTTTCACCACAAGCTATATCACGGCAGGCCACCAACAAGACATGGCTCTCCCCATCAATGTCATACCGCACACATTTGACATTCTGCTTCTTCTTGCCATCCCTGCAACAATTTAACAGTTTCAAACTTAGGATACAGTGCACGTCCTTTCTTTGAGGTGAGAACACAACGCAATCAGAAAAGGCAGCTACTTACGGTGTATAGTTATTGATGCCGCTAATAAAGCGAGAAACATTTCCACGTTTGTCAGGGCAAACGACCAGCCTCTGAGAAGGATCTGCTGTCAAAAGGAGTGTCATAATACAGTCGCAATCATCGCTTGCCCTGTTCTCCAGATAATCAACATCCCCAGCATATTCGGCGATGAAGGTCATATCCTTAATATCAGCATCAGCCTGCACAGTGAAACTGAAAATAGCTATGCATAAGTGTTATTTCTGTCTACTGAAAATGTAAAGAAAAATGTGCATGTACTCCATAGAGTCCACTGTTTTGCTCACAGAATTTGTCTGTATGACACTGAAATTTGTGTGTGTGACACTGGAACGTCAAGCGCAATGGCACACACAAAAACTCCAGTGGTATGCATACAAATATCAAATTTGGGGCATAAAATCACAAACTTTGAATTGTATATGGACAAGTTCCAAGAAAGTAAAGAACTGAGTGCCATTAGTTCAAGAAAGTACCCTTCACAGGAATCAAATACCACAAGAAGTGGAGGGCATTCGCCTCTTTGTTGCATGGTCCTGCATAGCTCTATGGTTTCTTTATCCTCTTTGGGAAGAATCTTGAAAGTTGGGTGGTGCAATATTAGAACAAAACACCAAACCGTTACAATATTATTCAGGTGAAAGATTTCCTAACCTGCATACCACCTTCCTCCAATCTTGCCTGATTGGAAGATCTAGGAGCCATATTAGGTATGTATGTCAACTCATTACTGAACTCCGTTTTTGAAGATGTCAAAGCAGTGGCTAGAGAAGCCATTTGTTTGAGTCTTCTAGCTCGATCTTCAGTTGGGACAAATGGCAgtatcctcctcctcttcttgtgCATGACGAGAGAACGCTTTCTTCGCTTTCTAACATCTGAAAAAGATGAAGTAAATTACTTGAGTTAGTACCATAGTAAATGCATCTCTTTCTGATTCATACTCAATCTACTTAAATTTATTTCCGATATATCAGTTTAGTTTGTGTTTAAATCTAACAATAGCTCGATACTCAGTAAAATATTAGGCAATAAAGCAGTCAATCTAGTGCATCAAAGTTCCACATTTTGCAATATCTGTGAGATATATGGCACATACAATTAACATACAGAACTAATTGCCAAAAGAATCTACAAAGTGGGTCACacattctttttctttttttcaatcACACATTGCCATTACTACCGCAAACGAATGCACCATCAAGATGAAGTAAATGTCTGTTCATTAAAGGTTCATTTTTCGTTGTTTGAGGGCTGGAGTAATTGAAGTTGAACTGCACATAGGTAAAAAAAAACCCAGCTTACTGGAGCCTGTACTAATACTGGAACCTGTACAACATACAGAAATCAGCAATAGGACCAATACGAATATGGATTTCTTATGGGAAAACCAAAGGCGGGAATTATTTTTATGGCTAACTGAATGCAGCCAAGATAATCAAGAGGGTACACATATACCCACAACAGAAATCAGCAAACCGTGACACCATAAATGATCTAAAAAGTGACACATGCATGACATATATTAACAGGAACTTTTTGGCTGCAGCTAGCTCTTCGCAGGTGCATCTAACTAATGACATTTTGACAAAGAAATTGCAGTGCAGTGCAAGATAATCAACAAGTGTGCAAGTCCAGTTTACACCCTTGAACTATCGCAAAAGTCCGATTTTCAaccttaaactacaaaaccggATAAGAGAGGCCATCCAACCGTCGAAACCAGACAAATTTAGCCCTTAGGGTGGTTTCGAAGGTGGTTTTCCATTTtatgaaaaataaaaatattcaaatttaaactaaaaaattcataagtaattcattttaaatcaacAAAACACGAAATGTGTATcaaattttttctaaaaatgtaacctatctattggcaCTATATTTGTCAGTTATTCGGATCCATTTTTTATATTCATAgtatttagttgcttgtagttatgcctattatttttgaataaataggattcaaatagagcaataatagatagttacatttttagaaaaattttgatactagtttcatatttttatgatttaaaatgaattatttttattttttagatctaactagaaatttttaattttttaaaaaatataaaaccaccCTAGAAACCACCCTAAAGATCAAATTTATCCGGTTTCGATAGTAAGATGGCCTCTCTTATCCGGTTTTATAGTTAAAGATTGAAAATCGGATTTTTGCGATAGTTCGAGAGTGTAAATTGAACTTTTTCCCCGGTAAAACACTATACTATGGCCAAGCCGCTGTTCCATCGACGATCGGCAACGCAAGCAATGAAAACAAAAGGTCTCGCATTTCACAGGGCACTGCGCAATGGTGCACATAGGTGGAAAGAATTACCTTGGGAGAGCCTACATTTCCCGGGCACGCCATTCTGGTCATCCTTCTGGATCCGGAAGAAATCGACGATCTTGGTCTGCTTCATCGGAAACCCTAAGAGATTCCCCAAAACAGAAGGAAGCAGGAAAAAACAGTGAGAAGATGATACAGCACAAGAAGGAAGGCGACAATCTGAAGGAGGGAAAAAGCGCGACGGTAGAGGGAAATGTCGAGATCGAGGTCGCGAGGGAGGAGGGGCCCCAAGACTCACTTTTGACGGGCTTGGCGGGCGGGGCGCAGTCGGGGCAGAACCATGGACCGATGGGGACCTTGGCGGCGATGGGGCGGAGGCAAAAGGTGTGGCGTCCTCGGTCGCAGCGGTCGCAGAGGAGCAGCTCGTCGTCGCGGTCGCCGGAGCCGCATGTGTCGCAGAGGACGGCGTCGTAGAtggcctcgcgcgcgcgggCGATGGGGGGCGGCGCGTCGacggggcgcgagcggcgcaTGACATCGTCCATGGAGCAGAAGCGGCGCGGCGTCGGGGGTTCCGGGGGCGGCGCCGCCGTGCGCTTGCGCCgcagctccggcgagctcgtcgacggcggcgcgctccgGCCCATGGCGGCGGAGGGGTGGGGGGCAAGGGGAGGTGGGGGCGCGGTCTGCCGGGCTCCGTCCTTTGACGCGTCAGAGAGAAGGGAGGCGATGACGTGGCGAGGAGGGTCGCTTCGGGAGCTGTGTCGGCCTCCGAGTCAGTCGTCAGCCAGGGCCAGTCGGCCAGTAGGCAGTCTCACTCTCCTCCAGTCTCCAGGGGACGACGGTGAGGTGAGGTGAGGTGACCGTTGCTGCGGCTCACCGCCGCCGAGCGCACGCCGGTTTCGTCACTTCCGTAATTCCCTATGATGCTTAGAACAGAAAAAAAAGTGTGTGTGCCTAGAACACATTTTTGACCGAAAATTGTCTAGAACGCTTACTTAGTATTTCATTATTTGAGTCAACTCTCAATCCAAACTGCTTTCATTGGGCTGGAGTGTTCTTTTGACTCAAGTCAATAATATCCCTCCGTCTGTACTTCATTTTTTTTCCATGTACCTGGATAAACTCCATCTTCCATTGTAATGCCATTCTCAATGGGAGTTTTATAAAGAGTTTTATAGTATTAAATTTTATATCATATCATACATTGCAAGGAGAGAGAAGGAAAGAGTTTCATAGGATGTAAGAGGAGTTTCATCACTATGAAACTTATCTAGCACAGTTGCATAGTTCTCAGTGTTGGTAACTGTACTATAAAAACGTACACTGAGACTGGCTTAAGACTATCAGAAATCTGCTATCACGATTAGATGgatgctgtcggtgtttaacctccaagcctaCCGAGAGATACTTCCGAGAtagtagattgtaggtggggtgtcgccgagatcaggaactcgaaagtgcttggaacataagatttagatACGTTtaggccaccgagagcgtaataccctatattctgtgtggtggtttgtattatcTTAGATGTTGATGtgcatgaggcacgagttgttCCTCGTGTTGTAGTTGTGCCGATCAATGTACCCCTGCTCTTATTTATATACTCTAGGGGCAGAGGTTCCAGTCGGTTAAAACTAGTCGATTACAAGGTAGAAAGGAATTCTATTCTAGTAGGATTACGGTCGGTTACAAGGTAGGAAGGAATTCTATTCTAGTAGGATTACGGAGTTCTAGGAGGGGTCCAACTTCTTCCTTCCCAGTCAGCAGCTTCGTTGAGATACccgggatctatccctgacacacGCTCCATCTTTTGACATAGGTATTTAGATTTCATTTCTTTCATTGTAAGATAAACTCGCATGCTTCAACCGGTTCGACAAAAGGTGTTACTGGGAAATCGACAAGGAGCTGTGACATTGTTCTTCAGTTGCACCACAGGCAATCTTTATACAGATTTGTTTTATTAAGTAATAATCTCCTTGAGTTTATTGTATATAGGATAGCAGCACTGGGCTGGAAAATTTTGCCCCTAAGTGTCTTCTTCCAAGATTACAGCTATTAGAATTTTGATCGCTAATCTATCCTAATCCTAGCTCCAACCCCCTAAAATCTCCTACGCGTAAACTAAATAAGAAAAGAGGGGGAGCCCCAGCTCGTGCAGCTGTTGAACTCACACCTCGTTAACCAATCTTCTTTCTCCATGCAGTGTGTTTCCATTTTATTCCTGATTTCCTGTGCAGCCAATAAAGGTACCAACCTTCTCACCAACAATAGCCTTCGCAATGTTTCCaggtttttgcaatttaaacacGACAACTGAAAAAATGAAGCCCTAGATTAAAAACTTAAAACAGGAATTAGATGCCCGCACGAAGTATCAAAATTGGTAGCATCCATACGGGGAATATTGTTTTCCTGGCATAATGTAATGGCAGTCATGTCCATTACTGAGAGATCTCTTCTTGTCACTTCATGATACCTCAGTCTCAAGAAGGCGGGCGTTGGGATTATGTCTGAGGTCCGCATCGTACACACCATCAACATTTGTCGCTTTAAGCACTACCTCTGCATTGACTATTTGCATAACAGCAGGAGGAAAAGGTCAGTATAAAATATACTGTTAGTTTAAACAAC
Protein-coding sequences here:
- the LOC112894284 gene encoding probable Histone-lysine N-methyltransferase ATXR5; amino-acid sequence: MGRSAPPSTSSPELRRKRTAAPPPEPPTPRRFCSMDDVMRRSRPVDAPPPIARAREAIYDAVLCDTCGSGDRDDELLLCDRCDRGRHTFCLRPIAAKVPIGPWFCPDCAPPAKPVKRFPMKQTKIVDFFRIQKDDQNGVPGKCRLSQDVRKRRKRSLVMHKKRRRILPFVPTEDRARRLKQMASLATALTSSKTEFSNELTYIPNMAPRSSNQARLEEGGMQILPKEDKETIELCRTMQQRGECPPLLVVFDSCEGFTVQADADIKDMTFIAEYAGDVDYLENRASDDCDCIMTLLLTADPSQRLVVCPDKRGNVSRFISGINNYTPDGKKKQNVKCVRYDIDGESHVLLVACRDIACGEKLYYDYNGYEHAYPTHHFL